A window from Solanum stenotomum isolate F172 chromosome 7, ASM1918654v1, whole genome shotgun sequence encodes these proteins:
- the LOC125870208 gene encoding E3 ubiquitin-protein ligase listerin, whose amino-acid sequence MGRPKGDGARSKSRPSSSSLAASLLPQGSTPVGFGGYMGCSRVDSTEDSPPFLDIDSEVAQHLKRLSRKDPTTKLKALASLSQLFQQKTAKEIIPIIPQWAFEYKKLLLDYNREVRRATHDTLTNLVGVVGRDVAPYLKSLMGPWWFSQFDSAYEVSQAAKRSFQAAFPAQDKRLDVLILYTSEIFRYIEENLKLTPQSMSDKNVASDELEEMHKQVVSSSLLALATLLDVVVTAQSERPVSEAESKRASKAKTIAISFAENLLSTHKLFLEFLKSQSSAIRSATYSVMRSLIKNIPHAIKETDMIHLADAILGAFWETDPSCHSSMWDVILLFSRKFPESWSSLKIKKSALSRFWHFLRNGCFGSQQVSYPALVLFLDVVPAQAVEAQKFLLEVFVNLWAGRSLSYSSQLDRLALFKAIKECFLFSLKNTDRYSDAADSYRFQQTLTDQILLKLLWHEYLFSVSSKNQERVFSSMNFSSGGIQPSHQASRQLNVKVTEGYVQDLGKCIVEILSDIFFLEPNLLLQFCSTFQETCLGVFQETDSSIENGEGVTEFLSVVNQQAVRKGETWPLVYLVGPTLSKSFPLIRTLDSPNAVRFMVAAVSIFSPRKIIQEIFCIEPEGRQFLHVFKETFIPWCLQANSPTTSMRLDLLLSLLDDEYLAEQWASIIMHATNLEELKSADGIVNSDCLSLLTMLIEKARTSNRSTVQVPYAAHWHHYLLDSAAVSVVQAFPPFGTSNVSYMRAVLGGIAGDDETKFLSQSTLVLVFEEVLKKLTVFMMDSPFIWVKDMCSVIPVRDNNTELGFEPSMDVNEMVDFAFQVLDGGFSALKCLHHEVELLSGILAAMFIIKWECSMATVFNNELGEESTEKIKSRLASCELVHALHRKICNQFLFSINLDSRKILESILVQTVRSAVLKDENMDTAEVTSLCSHWVLELLECLCQDQFEEQKLLDRFLSQDDSWPAWVAPDIKVGKGAALVKTESASIDTPKGTRFVALIDRLIPKMGFDKIIAGAVSNVSPSLTEGHSNQPTTTLQCQYSRAWLAAEILCTWKWNGGNALCSFLPYLCEYLNSECYTPEDELLDYIVTILLDGALIHGGVAELSLSNLSPVTNAENIREPFLRAVVSLVSKLFEDNVWGKAKAVFLFNQLLNKLHIGETININCLRILPSVMDVIIRPLSVSFGQDTAKLQSASSDCCEVQQAIMHWLQRTQSFPPLNAWQTTEDMEVWFHLVISCYPVRQIEGAKGLRPERYVSSTERMLLFELFQKQRKNSALSVINKLPVVQILLSKMILVAVAYCWEDFSEDDWEFVLYRFRWWIEAAVVVMEEIAENVNGVITDGSSCEHLEVMLKRINDTVLVDSSPIKLGSNALIGFSSFCNLSGIEAKEPVDVSSPLKIDRWEMAKHRIIEAVLRLFFSTAATQALASSYSSEASSIVASSILDHSQFWDLVASLVVESSSTAREKAVKSVEIWGLSKGPVSSLYAMLFSSKTLPSLRCSAYVILSTEPVSDLSLYTVEKTCSSGGDASNNQVTDGSAEESLHLRAEVSSILEKLPYDALQMDLLAFERIKVFLAWSLLLSHVISLPSSSPLRERMVQYIQEFATSTVLDCLFQHIPLEFCVPSSLKKKDSELPASVSEAAKSATRAITSSSVLFCLESLWPVRPEKVASLAGAIFGLMLCVLPAYVRGWFSAIRDRSTSSAIEFFTRAYCSPPLIMNELSQIKKANFADDNFSVTVSKSASEVVATYTKDETGMDLVIRLPGSYPLRPVDVDCTKSLGISEVKQRKWLMSMMSFLRNQNGALAEAICIWKRNFDKEFEGVEECPICYSVIHTSNHSLPRLACKTCKHKFHSACLYKWFSTSHKSTCPLCQSPF is encoded by the exons ATGGGGAGACCGAAAGGAGATGGAGCTAGAAGCAAGTCTCGTCCCTCTAGCAGCAG TCTTGCTGCTTCTTTACTGCCCCAAGGTTCTACGCCTGTCGGATTTGGAGGCTATATGGGTTGTTCCCGTGTTGACTCAACTGAAGATTCTCCCCCTTTCTTG GATATTGACAGTGAAGTGGCACAACACCTCAAGAGGCTTTCCAGAAAGGACCCTACTACTAAA CTAAAAGCATTGGCATCACTATCTCAATTATTCCAACAAAAGACTGCAAAGGAGATAATACCGATAATCCCACAATGG GCATTTGAATACAAGAAGCTGCTACTGGATTACAACAGAGAGGTTCGACGAGCAACTCATGACACCTTGACAAACCTTGTTGGTGTTGTTGG AAGAGACGTTGCTCCATATTTGAAGTCTTTGATGGGACCATGGTGGTTTTCCCAATTTGATTCTGCCTATGAAGTTTCCCAAGCTGCAAAAAGATCATTTCAG GCTGCTTTTCCAGCACAAGATAAGAGACTAGATGTCTTGATTTTATACACATCAGAGATATTCAGGTACATTGAGGAAAATCTAAAGCTTACTCCCCAGAGCATGTCAGACAAGAATGTGGCATCAGATGAACTGGAAGAGATGCACAAGCAG GTAGTTTCTTCATCATTACTGGCGTTGGCCACCCTTCTTGATGTTGTGGTCACCGCACAATCTGAACGGCCTGTTTCGGAAGCCGAGTCAAAGCGTGCTTCTAAAGCCAAGACCATAGCTATTTCATTTGCTGAGAACTTGTTATCTACTCATAAGTTATTTCTGGAATTTCTGAAATCTCAGAGCTCTGCTATTCGCTCAGCAACATATTCAGTCATGAGAAGTCTCATAAAAAATATTCCTCATGCTATCAAGGAAACAGACATGATACATCTTGCAGATGCAATACTTGGAGCTTTTTGGGAAACGGATCCCTCATGCCATTCATCAATGTGGGATGTGATCTTACTGTTTTCGCGAAAATTTCCAGAGAGTTGGAGTAGCttgaagattaaaaaatctgCTTTAAGTAGATTCTGGCATTTTCTTCGAAACGGCTGTTTTGGATCGCAGCAAGTATCATATCCTGCTCTCGTGTTATTTTTGGATGTTGTACCTGCACAAGCAGTTGAAGCACAGAAGTTTCTTCTTGAAGTTTTCGTGAATCTGTGGGCAGGAAGAAGCTTGAGTTATTCATCACAGCTAGACCGTCTTGCACTTTTTAAAGCAATAAAAGAATGTTTTCTATTTAGCCTGAAAAACACTGATAG GTATTCTGATGCAGCAGATTCCTACAGATTTCAGCAGACACTTACAGATCAGATTCTCTTAAAGCTGCTGTGGCATGAATACCTATTCTCTGTCAGCTCGAAGAACCAGGAGAGGGTCTTTTCTTCTATGAATTTTTCTTCTGGTGGTATTCAACCTTCTCATCAGGCATCAAGACAACTTAATGTCAAAGTTACAGAGGGTTATGTGCAAGATCTTGGGAAATGCATTGTTGAAATCCTTTCGGATATCTTTTTTCTGGAACCTAATTTGCTTTTGCAGTTCTGTTCAACATTCCAAGAGACCTGCCTTGGTGTATTTCAAGAAACAGACAGTTCTATTGAGAATGGTGAAGGGGTGACTGAGTTCTTGTCAGTAGTGAATCAACAAGCAGTAAGGAAAGGTGAAACTTGGCCTCTAGTTTATTTGGTGGGACCAACATTGTCGAAGTCATTTCCCTTGATTAGAACACTT GATTCCCCTAATGCAGTGAGATTTATGGTGGCTGCTGTCTCTATATTTAGTCCGCGGAAGATAATTCAAGAGATCTTTTGCATTGAACCCGAAGGAAGACAATTCTTGCATGTCTTCAAGGAAACCTTTATCCCATGGTGCTTGCAGGCTAACAGTCCCACTACTAGCATGCGGCTAGATCTCTTGCTTTCGTTACTTGATGATGAATACTTAGCAGAACAGTGGGCTAGCATCATTATGCATGCAACAAATTTGGAAGAACTGAAATCTGCCGATGGGATTGTGAACTCTGATTGCCTTTCTCTATTGACTATGCTCATTGAAAAAGCAAGAACTAGCAATAGAAGCACTGTGCAAGTTCCCTATGCAGCCCATTGGCACCATTATCTGTTGGATTCTGCTGCCGTTTCTGTTGTTCAAGCTTTTCCACCTTTTGGAACTTCCAATGTTTCGTATATGCG TGCTGTTCTGGGTGGCATAGCAGGAGATGATGAAACAAAATTTCTGTCCCAAAGTACACTAGTACTAGTATTTGAGGAGGTTCTTAAGAAGTTGACAGTTTTCATGATGGATTCTCCCTTCATATGGGTCAAGGACATGTGTTCTGTAATACCTGTCAGAGACAATAACACTGAACTGGGATTTGAACCTTCTATGGATGTGAATGAGATGGTCGATTTTGCTTTTCAAGTGCTTGATGGTGGCTTTTCTGCATTGAAATGTTTGCATCATGAAGTTGAGCTGCTTTCAGGAATCTTAGCTGCAATGTTTATAATTAAATGGGAATGCAGCATGGCTACTGTCTTCAACAATGAACTTGGTGAAGAATCCACAGAAAAAATAAAGTCAAGGTTGGCTTCTTGTGAGCTAGTGCATGCTCTCCATCGCAAAATTTGTAACCAGTTCCTATTTAGTATCAACCTAGATAGTCGAAAGATCCTGGAAAGCATCTTGGTCCAGACTGTAAGGAGTGCTGTGCTTAAGGATGAAAATATGGATACTGCAGAAGTCACATCTTTATGCTCTCACTGGGTCCTTGAACTTCTTGAATGTCTCTGTCAAGATCAGTTTGAGGAACAAAAGCTGTTAGACAGATTTCTAAGCCAGGATGATTCTTGGCCTGCTTGGGTTGCACCAGATATTAAAGTTGGGAAAGGAGCAGCTTTGGTGAAAACTGAGAGTGCTTCAATTGAT ACCCCAAAAGGTACCAGGTTTGTTGCTCTGATAGACAGACTTATACCAAAGATGGGGTTTGATAAAATCATTGCTGGTGCTGTTTCTAATGTGTCTCCATCTTTAACTGAGGGTCATAGTAATCAACCTACCACAACTCTGCAATGTCAGTATTCCCGTGCCTGGCTGGCAGCTGAAATCTTGTGCACTTGGAAATGGAATGGCGGCAACGCCTTGTGCTCCTTCTTACCTTATCTCTGTGAATATTTAAATAGTGAATGTTATACGCCTGAGGATGAGTTGTTAGATTATATTGTCACCATTTTGCTCGATGGTGCACTTATTCATGGGGGGGTTGCAGAATTGAGTCTTTCAAATTTATCTCCTGTTACAAATGCGGAAAATATTAGAGAACCCTTCCTGAGAGCTGTTGTATCATTAGTGTCTAAACTTTTTGAAGATAATGTATGGGGAAAAGCCAAGGCAGTATTTCTTTTCAATCAGCTTTTGAATAAACTCCATATTGGTgaaacaataaatataaattgtttGAGGATACTTCCTTCAGTTATGGACGTAATCATTAGACCCTTGAGTGTTTCATTCGGCCAAGACACTGCAAAATTGCAGTCTGCTTCTTCTGACTGTTGTGAAGTGCAACAGGCTATCATGCACTGGCTCCAGCGAACACAATCTTTTCCACCCTTAAATGCATGGCAAACGACAGAAG ATATGGAAGTTTGGTTTCACCTTGTTATATCCTGCTATCCTGTACGGCAAATTGAAGGAGCGAAAGGGCTAAGACCAGAAAGATATGTCAGCTCTACTGAGAGAATGTTACTGTTTGAATTATTTCAGAAGCAGAGAAAGAATTCAGCATTATCTGTTATAAACAAGCTGCCGGTTGTGCAGATTTTGTTATCAAAAATGATTCTGGTTGCAGTTGCTTATTGCTGGGAAGACTTTAGTGAGGATGATTGGGAGTTTGTTCTATACCGTTTTAGGTGGTGGATTGAAGCAGCAGTTGTTGTGATGGAGGAAATTGCTGAGAATGTAAATGGTGTTATTACGGATGGTTCTAGTTGTGAACATTTGGAAGTTATGCTGAAGAGGATCAACGATACCGTTTTAGTGGACTCTTCTCCAATAAAACTCGGAAGCAATGCTCTAATtggattttcttcattttgcaatttaagtGGTATTGAAGCAAAAGAGCCTGTTGATGTTTCTAGTCCCTTGAAAATTGACAGATGGGAGATGGCCAAACACCGAATTATAGAAGCTGTTCTTCGGTTGTTCTTTTCTACTGCTGCTACCCAGGCATTGGCAAGTTCTTATAGTAGTGAAGCTTCTTCCATTGTAGCATCGTCTATTCTTGATCATTCTCAGTTCTGGGACTTAGTGGCTTCACTTGTTGTCGAGTCCTCTTCAACTGCAAGAGAGAAGGCAGTAAAATCAGTTGAAATCTGGGGCCTAAGTAAAGGGCCAGTTAGCTCTTTGTATGCAATGCTTTTTTCTTCCAAGACACTTCCTTCCCTAAGATGTTCTGCTTATGTTATTCTTTCAACTGAACCTGTGTCTGACTTATCTTTGTACACTGTCGAGAAGACATGTTCCTCTGGTGGAGATGCCTCCAACAACCAGGTTACTGACGGTTCTGCTGAAGAAAGTCTCCATCTTAGGGCAGAAGTTTCTTCCATACTGGAAAAGCTACCATATGATGCTCTGCAAATGGACTTGCTTGCATTTGAACGG ATAAAGGTCTTTCTAGCTTGGTCTTTGTTACTTTCACATGTAATATCACTACCATCATCATCACCCCTGAGGGAGAGAATGGTTCAATACATTCAAGAATTTGCTACTTCAACAGTGTTAGATTGCCTTTTCCAGCATATCCCTTTGGAATTTTGTGTACCATCAAGCTTGAAAAAGAAGGATTCAGAACTTCCAGCTTCGGTGTCAGAAGCAGCAAAATCTGCAACCCGTGCCATCACTTCTAGTTCTGTATTATTTTGCTTGGAATCGCTTTGGCCTGTCAGACCAGAAAAAGTTGCTTCACTTGCTGGTGCAATTTTTGGCCTCATGCTTTGTGTTCTTCCCGCTTATGTTCGAGGGTGGTTTAGCGCTATACGTGACCGTTCTACTTCGTCTGCTATTGAATTTTTCACTAGAGCATATTGTAGCCCCCCTCTGATTATGAATGAACTCTCTCAG ATTAAAAAAGCCAATTTTGCTGATGATAATTTCTCTGTCACCGTGAGCAAATCTGCTAGTGAAGTGGTGGCTACCTACACAAAAGACGAAACAGGAATGGACCTAGTAATTCGTCTTCCGGGATCTTACCCTCTGCGACCTGTGGATGTAGATTGTACCAAGAGCCTTGGCATTAGTGAGGTTAAGCAGAGAAAGTGGTTAATGTCAATGATGTCATTTCTTCGTAATCAG AATGGTGCCCTAGCTGAAGCCATTTGCATATGGAAACGCAATTTTGACAAGGAATTTGAAGGTGTGGAGGAATGCCCCATATGTTACAGTGTCATTCACACTTCAAATCATAGCCTCCCACGGCTAGCTTGCAAAACCTGCAAACACAAGTTCCATTCAGCCTGCCTCTACAAGTGGTTCTCTACTTCTCACAAGTCAACTTGTCCATTGTGTCAATCTCCTTTTTGA